In the Streptomyces spororaveus genome, GGTACGCACGGCGGCCGGGCCGCGCACCTTGCTCCACACGGCCAGCGGAAGGACGACGGCCATCGCCGTCAGGGCGATCACCGTCGCGAAGAAGGGTGTACCGGTCAAGCTCATCACGCCAGCCTAGAGGGCGGCGTATGCGCTCCCGGTTGCCAGGTCGGCCTGCGGCGTGGGTCACACCGCAGGTCAGACGCCGGACACCGGGGACTCAGACCAGACGGCGGGCCGTCGCCCAGCGGGTCAGTTCGTGCCGGTTGGAGAGCTGGAGCTTGCGCAGGACGGCCGAGACGTGCGACTCCACCGTCTTCACCGAGATGAAGAGCTGCTTGGCGATCTCCTTGTACGCGTACCCGCGCGCGATCAGCCGCAGCACCTCGCGCTCGCGCTGCGTGAGCCGGTCCAGGTCCTCGTCGACCGGGGGCGCGTCCGTCGAGGCGAACGCGTCGAGCACGAAGCCCGCCAGCCGCGGCGAGAACACCGCGTCCCCGTCCTGTACGCGGAAGACCGAGTCCACGAGGTCGGTGCCGGTGATGGTCTTGGTGACGTACCCGCGCGCACCGCCCCGGATGACCCCGATGACGTCCTCGGCCGCGTCCGACACCGACAGGGCCAGGAACCGCACCGGGTTCTCGGCGGCCGACATCAGCGGGGCGCAGCGCCGCAGCACCTCGACGCCACCGCCGCCGGGCAGGTGCACGTCGAGCAGGACCACCTCCGGCCGGGTGGCGGTGATGACGGTGACCGCCTGGTCCACGTCGGCCGCCTCGCCGACGACCTCGACGCCGGTGCGGTCGGTCTCTCCGATCTCGGCCTGTACGCCCGTACGGAACATCCGGTGGTCGTCGACGAGCACCACCCGGACCCGCCTGGTCTCCCCCACGCCCGCGTTCTCTCCGGCCTCGGTCATGCTGTGTTCGCCGCCCTCTCCATCTCCAGCTCGACTTCCGTGCCGCCGTCGGGCGCGGACCGCAGCCGTGCGGTCCCGCCGTTGCGCTGCATCCGGCCGATGATCGATTCTCGTACGCCCATGCGGTCGCCCGGTACCGCGTCGATGTCGAAGCCCGGTCCCCGGTCCCGTACGGACACGAACACCGTCTGCCCCTCCACCTCCGCGTACACCTGTACGGGCCCGCCCTCGCCACCGTACTTGGCGGCGTTGACCATCGCCTCGCGCGCGGCCTGGACCTGTGCGGCCAGCCGTTCGTCGAGCGGGCAGTCGCCGACGACCACGACCTCGATCGGGACGCCGTGGTGGTCCTCCACCTCGGCGGCGGTCTTCTTCACGGCCTCCGCGAGGGTGGCCGGCTCCTCCGCCTCGTCCTTGCCGGTGCCCTCGGGCTTGTAGAGCCAGTTCCGCAGTTCGCGTTCCTGCGCCCGCGCGAGGCGGCGGACCTCGGAGACGTCCTCCGCGTTGCGCTGGATCAGGGTCAGGGTGTGCAGCACCGAGTCGTGCACGTGGGCGGCGACCTCGGCCCGCTCCTGGGCGCGGATGCGCATCAGGCGTTCCTCGGAGAGGTCCTGGGTCATCCGGATCAGCCAGGGTCCGGCCAGCAGGGCCACGCCGACGAGGACGGCGAGCGTGGCCGTGAGGACGTTGCCGAGCTGCGCGGCGGAGCCCCGTACGACGATGAAGACGGTCAGGCCCACCCCGACCAGGGCGACGCCCGCGAGGGCCCGCGCGGCCTGGAAGAGCCGGCCGTTGCGTCCGGCGGCCGTCGACCAGTGGGCGCGGCGGGCGTTGTCGGCCTGTCGCCATACGAGCACCACCCCGGCCCCGACCAGCAGCGTCGGCCACACGTACCGGCCGGACGCACCGCCGGCCTGGACCTTGGAGATGAAGATGCCCGCGCCGACGAACAGCGCGATCAGCGCGGTGATCTGCCCCCGGTCGGGTTTGCGCAGCCGGCGGGTGCCGTCGGGGAGGTTCTCGAAGAAGGAGCGGTGCCCGGTCCGGCCGCCGACGCCGAGCGGTACGAAGACCCAGAACGCGGCGTACAGCAGCACCCCCAGTCCGTCGCCCCACATGAACAGCAGGAGGAACGCCAGCCGGACCCAGCCCACCGGCAGCCCGAGGTGCCCGGCGAGACCGCGCGCGACACCGCCGAGCATCCGGCCGTCGGCGCTGCGGTAGAGCTTGCGCTGCGGGACCTCGTCGGCGTCCGGTGCGTGCGGGGTACGGGGAGCGGCGGCTACGGGCATGTCACCAAGGGTCACATGCCCGGTGGGGGCGGGGCATCAGGGCATCCCCCCAGATCGACCGGGGGGATATCAGGGTTGCACCAGGGTAGGGCCGGATGCCGCGCGCTCCGGCGGCCCGTCACCATGGACCCATGACCGAAGTACACGACGCCCCGCCGACCGGGCACGGGGCCCCGCCGGCCGCCGATGCCAGGCCGCCCCTGCACCGCAGCAAGCGCGACAAGGTCCTCGCGGGCGTGTGCGGCGGCCTCGGCCGGTACTTCGACCTGGACCCGGTGGTCTTCCGCGTCGTCCTCGGTGTCCTCGCTATCACCGGCGGCGTCGGTCTGATCTTCTACGGCTTCGCGTGGCTGCTGCTCCCGCAGGAGGACGAGGAGGACAGCGAGGCGAAGAAGCTGCTGACCGGCCGGGTCGAGGGCGCCACCCTGGCGGCGGTGTTCGCCGCGCTGGTGGGCTGCGCGCTGTTCCTGTCGATGCTGGACAACGGCGGGCTGGCGGCCTTCTCGGTGCTGGTCGTCCTCGCGCTGGGCGGGGCCTCGTACTGGTCGCAGCGCAAGCGGCACTCCGGCCGGCCCGAGGCGCAGGCGCCCGCCCCGGCCGGTCATGCCTCCCGGGCCGCGCACTCGCCGGCCCCGCCGGAGACGCAGGCGCCGCCCACTCCCGGCGGCCCGTCCTGGTGGCGGGACCCGCTGGTCAAGGACGGTACGACCGGGCCGGTCGGCGGGACGGGCTACCTGTGGGGGCCCGACGACACCGCCGACGCGGCGGTGACCGGCCGCACCCCCGCGGCGGCCGCGAAGGCGCCCGTCGCCCCGGCCCGCCCGCGCGGCGGCATCGGCGGCCGGGTGTTCGTACTGGCGCTGCTGGCCGCGATCGCCGGGACCGCCGCCACTTGGGAGGGCAACCCGCTCGGCGAGGCCCTGCAGACCGGGCTCGCCGCCGCGCTGGTCGTCTTCGGTCTGGGCCTCGCAGTCAGCTCCCTGCTGGGACGCACCGGCTTCGGCACGATCGTGCTGGCCGTGTGCACCGCGGGCCTGCTCGCGGGCGCGGCCGTACTGCCCCGGGAGATCGGCACGGACTGGCGGGAGGTCGAGTGGCGTCCGGCCGCGGTGGCCGACGTGAAGCCCGTGTACGAGGCGGGGACCGGGCTGGCCACGCTGGACCTGAGCCGCCTGGACGTGCCGAAGGGCACCACGGTCGCCGTCGAGGCGTCCATCGACGCGGGCCGGCTCAAGGTGGTCCTGCCGCGGGAGGTCACCGCCCTGGCCGATGTCACCATCCGGCGGGTGGGCGACGTACAGATGCCCGGGGACCGGGCGGACCGGATCGAGCGGGCCGGACCGCAGAACCGTACGGAAACCCTCGCGCCGGCGGCCGGCACCGAGGCCGGCGGCACGATCGAACTGCACCTCGGCGCGGACTTCGGACAGGTGGAGGTGGCCCGTGCGGCGTCATGAGTTCCAGCCGGGACGGCTGATCGCGGGGCTGGCCCTGACCGTGGCGGGCGTGCTCTACCTGCTCGACAGCACCGGCGAGGCGGACCTGCCGTGGTTCGCGGTCGTCCCGATCGCCATGGGCGGGCTCTCGCTCGCCGCGCTGGTCGGGCTGGTGACCTATGCCGTGCGCCGGGACAGGCGCGACCGGATCACCGAGTCCAGCGACAGGTAGGGCGCCCCGGCGAGGATCAGCGGGGTCCACGCCATCATGTAGATCAGGTCGTTGCCGTAGTAGTACGGGGTCACCGCCCACGACACCGTGAGCCACAGGCTGAGCGCGATCAGCGCCCCGCCGACGGCCGCGATGCGGGTCAGCAGGCCGGCCAGGGCCCCGAGGCCGACCAGGATCTCCCCGATGGCCAGGGCGACGGCGAAGCCGACGGGTGAGTTCAGCGCCAGGTCCACCATGGCGGGGATCGCGGAGGTGTCGCGCACCCCGCGCATCAGGTCGCCGATGGAACCGTCCCCGGAGGCGGAGAGGAACGCCGGGTCGGTCAGTTTGTCGATCCCCGCGTACACGAAGGTCACGCCGAGGAAGAGCCGCAGGGGCAGCAGCGCGTGCCGGGAGGCCAGCTCACGCAGCCCCGCCGCGACGCTGGGGGTGCCGGTTTCAAGAACATCGGTTCGGTTCACGGGACATGTGTACCCCGATCACTCGGCAACATCGATGGTGCAGCGGTTGGATTCCACCCCTGCGGCGGTGACCACCTGGACCTCGACGCGGCCCGGCTCCACCTCCGCCGGGACCGGAACCGTCAGTACGGCGTCGGAGGGGTTGGTGAATCCGCCCGCCACCGGGACCAGCGGCACGTGCACGTGCACCGCCCCGATCCGTACCACCAGACGGGCCAGCATCTCCGGCGTCTGCGCGCCGGGCGGCACGAAGCCCACGCCCCGGATCTCGATGTCGTCCCCGGGGCGGACGGCCGCGTCCAGGTCCCCGGGCTCCCGTCTGCGCACCACCGACAGCACCAGCGGGCGGCTGCCCTCCGCGTACTTCGCCGCCAGGTACACCGCGGCCGACAGGGCCACCAGCAGGGCCAGCGCCCAGGGCAGCTGCGGCAGCCGGTCGGGGAAGCGCGCCAGCGAGGCCGCCGCGTAGGCGAGGACCACCGTCGAGACGAGCACGTACTGCGCGTCCGGGAAGCTCCCGCGGCCCGCGTCGTCCGTCAGGAGGTCCGCCCCGCGCGGCCGGTCGGCGGGCAGCTTCTGCAACCGCTGGCCCGCGATCCGCACGGAGACCACCCGGCGCACCAGCACCGCCACGGCCGAGGTCAGCGAGACCACCGCCAGCAGCGGCAGCGCCCGGTCCAGCGCGAGGCCCGCGTAGAGCGCCTGCCGTTCGGGCCCGGGCGCCGAGGCGGCCAGCCGCAGCGCGGGCAGCAGCGTGGCGAAGGCCGTCAGCACCACCCAGGCGCTGGGCACCGCCTTCGAGGTGGACAGCCGGTTGTCCTCACCGACCAGCGGGGCGAGCAGCCCGCCGCGCACGGACTGGGCGCGGGCCGCGACCGTGAGCAGCCCGGCCAGTACCAGGGCCGCCAGCAGCCCGGCGGTGCGCGCCGTGGACCAGCCGGTGCCGAGCGCGGCGGCGACCTGCACCAGCAGCAGGACCCCGGCGGCGATCCAGACGGCGAGGACGGCCCGCCGCGAGAACAGGTACAGCCAGGAGTTCCCTGCCTCCCGGCCCCGGTCGGCGACGGTGCGGGCGGACAGGGTCAGCTCGTCGGAGACCCACTGCCGGGAGGCGCCGAGCGAGTGGGCCACCGCGGCCGGCACGCCCTGCCCGGAGGCGAACTCGTCGCGCTTCTCCAGGAACGCGGCGACCGCGCGGCGGTGGCCCTCGCGGGCGCACTCGTCGCAGGCGCAGGCGGTCGTATGGGTGCTTCGGGACATCTCTTGGACAGCCACGTACGTGCCGCCTCTCTGAACTTCGGTGCAATGCCAGCGAATTGTGCACCACTGCGGCAGTGCTCCGGATTGCGCACGATGTCAGAGCAGGTGATTAACGGTTCATGATGTTGACGCCACCAGCTCCCTGAGTGGCTGGTAGCTCACCCAGGCGGCCAGATCGGACCCGAACCGCTCGCGCGTCAGGGCCGCGGCACGGTGGTCGATGGGCACCGGCTTCCCGGCGGCGCGGGCGGTCAGCTGCACCTGCGCGGCCCGTTCCGCCTCGATGAACCACCAGACCGCGGCGTCCACGGAGTCCCCCACCGTCAGCAGTCCCCGGTTGCGCAGGACCAGGGCCTTGTACGGGCCGAGCGCGAGCGCGGTCCGCTCCGGCTCGTCGGCTCCGGTGTACTCGTCGAGGAGCGCGTGGTCCTCGTAGAAGGCGCAGGCCTCCTCGGTGATCGGGGCCAGCAGCTCGCCCAGGGCCGCGAGGGCACGGCCGTAGGGGCCCTGCGCGCGGACGACGGCGACGACTTCGGGGCGCCGGCGGTGGACGGCCGCGTGCACGGCGAAGGCCAGCTGGTTGACCCGGCGCCCGCCCCGGACCACACGCCCGTCCCCGTCGACCAGCAGCAGGTCGTCGGCGGTGAGCCCGGCGAAGGCCCGGCCGAAGGGGTTCACCCAGTAGCAGTCCTCGAACTCCGGGTCCCGGGCGGTGACCTGCCCCGCCACCCCTTCGTCGTACCCGAGGCGCCCCAGCAGCCGCAGCGCCTCGGCGAGCCGCTCCTTGCGGTGGGCGCGCGCCGCTTCGGCGGTGTCGTGCACGGGCGGCATCTCGAAGCCCAGCCGCTCCACGGGCACGGGTACGGGCTGGTCCGGCATGGGCGCTCCTTCGGACGGCTCGGTTCGCCGCGCAAGGTACCCGGGCCCCTGCCAAGTGGCCAGAGGAACGGCGAAGCCGCCGCCCGCGGGTGCGGGGCGGCGGCTTCACGGCGATCCGGGTGGGACTACTCCCACTCGATGGTGCCCGGGGGCTTGCTCGTGCAGTCGAGGACCACCCGGTTCACCTCCGGTACCTCGTTGGTGATGCGGGTCGAGATCCGGGCGAGGACCTCGTACGGCATGCGCGTCCAGTCCGCGGTCATCGCGTCCTCGGAGGAGACGGGGCGCAGCACGATCGGGTGGCCGTAGGTGCGGCCGTCGCCCTGGACGCCGACGCTGCGGACGTCCGCGAGCAGGACGACCGGGCACTGCCAGATCTCGCGGTCCAGGCCGGCCGCGGTGAGCTCGTGGCGGGCGATGGCGTCGGCCTCGCGCAGCAGGTCCAGGCGCTCCTTGGTGACCTCGCCGACGATGCGGATGCCGAGGCCGGGGCCCGGGAAGGGCTGGCGCTGGACGATCTCGTCGGGCAGGCCGAGCTCCTGGCCGACCATCCGGACCTCGTCCTTGAACAGCTGGCGCAGCGGCTCGACGAGCTCGAACTCGATGTCGTCGGGGAGCCCGCCCACGTTGTGGTGGGACTTGATGTTGGCGGTGCCGGTGCCGCCGCCGGACTCGACGACGTCCGGGTACAGGGTGCCCTGGACCAGGAACGCGACCGCGGGGCCGTCCTCCTGGAGGATCTCCAGCTGCGCCTGCTCGAAGACGCGGATGAACTCACGGCCGATGATCTTGCGCTTGGTCTCCGGGTCGGAGACGCCGGCCAGGGCGTTCAGGAAGCGCTCCTGCGCGTCGACGACCTTCAGCTGCACGCCGGTCGCGGCGACGAAGTCCTTCTCGACCTGCTCGGTCTCGCCCTTGCGCATCAGACCGTGGTCGACGTAGACGCAGGTCAGCTG is a window encoding:
- a CDS encoding ATP-binding protein, producing the protein MPVAAAPRTPHAPDADEVPQRKLYRSADGRMLGGVARGLAGHLGLPVGWVRLAFLLLFMWGDGLGVLLYAAFWVFVPLGVGGRTGHRSFFENLPDGTRRLRKPDRGQITALIALFVGAGIFISKVQAGGASGRYVWPTLLVGAGVVLVWRQADNARRAHWSTAAGRNGRLFQAARALAGVALVGVGLTVFIVVRGSAAQLGNVLTATLAVLVGVALLAGPWLIRMTQDLSEERLMRIRAQERAEVAAHVHDSVLHTLTLIQRNAEDVSEVRRLARAQERELRNWLYKPEGTGKDEAEEPATLAEAVKKTAAEVEDHHGVPIEVVVVGDCPLDERLAAQVQAAREAMVNAAKYGGEGGPVQVYAEVEGQTVFVSVRDRGPGFDIDAVPGDRMGVRESIIGRMQRNGGTARLRSAPDGGTEVELEMERAANTA
- a CDS encoding class II aldolase/adducin family protein, producing MPDQPVPVPVERLGFEMPPVHDTAEAARAHRKERLAEALRLLGRLGYDEGVAGQVTARDPEFEDCYWVNPFGRAFAGLTADDLLLVDGDGRVVRGGRRVNQLAFAVHAAVHRRRPEVVAVVRAQGPYGRALAALGELLAPITEEACAFYEDHALLDEYTGADEPERTALALGPYKALVLRNRGLLTVGDSVDAAVWWFIEAERAAQVQLTARAAGKPVPIDHRAAALTRERFGSDLAAWVSYQPLRELVASTS
- a CDS encoding TQO small subunit DoxD, producing the protein MNRTDVLETGTPSVAAGLRELASRHALLPLRLFLGVTFVYAGIDKLTDPAFLSASGDGSIGDLMRGVRDTSAIPAMVDLALNSPVGFAVALAIGEILVGLGALAGLLTRIAAVGGALIALSLWLTVSWAVTPYYYGNDLIYMMAWTPLILAGAPYLSLDSVIRSRLSRRTA
- the guaA gene encoding glutamine-hydrolyzing GMP synthase, which encodes MPEAPSAAHDSAPDTVLVVDFGAQYAQLIARRVREARVYSEIVPSSMPVDEMLAKNPKAIILSGGPSSVYEEGAPQLDRALFEAGVPVFGMCYGFQLMAVTLGGQVDNTGAREYGRTPLAVSKPGSTLFEGTPDNQSVWMSHGDACSAAPEGFTVTASTNVVPVAAFENDEKKLYGVQYHPEVMHSTHGQQILEHFLYRGAGLAPTWTTGNIVEEQIAAIREQVGDKRAICGLSGGVDSAVAAALVQKAIGSQLTCVYVDHGLMRKGETEQVEKDFVAATGVQLKVVDAQERFLNALAGVSDPETKRKIIGREFIRVFEQAQLEILQEDGPAVAFLVQGTLYPDVVESGGGTGTANIKSHHNVGGLPDDIEFELVEPLRQLFKDEVRMVGQELGLPDEIVQRQPFPGPGLGIRIVGEVTKERLDLLREADAIARHELTAAGLDREIWQCPVVLLADVRSVGVQGDGRTYGHPIVLRPVSSEDAMTADWTRMPYEVLARISTRITNEVPEVNRVVLDCTSKPPGTIEWE
- a CDS encoding PspC domain-containing protein — its product is MTEVHDAPPTGHGAPPAADARPPLHRSKRDKVLAGVCGGLGRYFDLDPVVFRVVLGVLAITGGVGLIFYGFAWLLLPQEDEEDSEAKKLLTGRVEGATLAAVFAALVGCALFLSMLDNGGLAAFSVLVVLALGGASYWSQRKRHSGRPEAQAPAPAGHASRAAHSPAPPETQAPPTPGGPSWWRDPLVKDGTTGPVGGTGYLWGPDDTADAAVTGRTPAAAAKAPVAPARPRGGIGGRVFVLALLAAIAGTAATWEGNPLGEALQTGLAAALVVFGLGLAVSSLLGRTGFGTIVLAVCTAGLLAGAAVLPREIGTDWREVEWRPAAVADVKPVYEAGTGLATLDLSRLDVPKGTTVAVEASIDAGRLKVVLPREVTALADVTIRRVGDVQMPGDRADRIERAGPQNRTETLAPAAGTEAGGTIELHLGADFGQVEVARAAS
- a CDS encoding LuxR C-terminal-related transcriptional regulator; the encoded protein is MTEAGENAGVGETRRVRVVLVDDHRMFRTGVQAEIGETDRTGVEVVGEAADVDQAVTVITATRPEVVLLDVHLPGGGGVEVLRRCAPLMSAAENPVRFLALSVSDAAEDVIGVIRGGARGYVTKTITGTDLVDSVFRVQDGDAVFSPRLAGFVLDAFASTDAPPVDEDLDRLTQREREVLRLIARGYAYKEIAKQLFISVKTVESHVSAVLRKLQLSNRHELTRWATARRLV